The following are from one region of the Marinitoga sp. 38H-ov genome:
- a CDS encoding type III PLP-dependent enzyme, whose amino-acid sequence MEVTNLIREAAKKLETPFLVIDVDQVKKNYMRLKESMKNVDIFYAVKANSHIEILKALRDMGSSFDVASVGEINKLLSLGVSPKKMSFGNPIKKEKDIAYAWEIGIEYFSVDSELEVEKVARNAPGSKVYARIATSSSDSDWPLSGKFGTDIDHVINILRWANKHGLKPFGVSFHVGSQSYNKYKWQEAILESSVVFNKLLKEGIELKMLNLGGGIPVQHTKPIPSVEEIGKVVDDSINEYLWKHKNLMIITEPGRSMVGDAGIMVTRVILKSRKGSKKWLYLDAGVFHGLMETIENFQYEIQVEGKDYTETDVYTLAGPTCDSVDTIYEDIELPANIEYEDIVYFINTGAYTVEYAAHFNGIEPPKVYTIDELKEILNYTE is encoded by the coding sequence ATGGAAGTCACAAATTTAATAAGAGAAGCTGCTAAAAAATTGGAAACGCCATTTTTAGTAATTGATGTTGATCAAGTTAAAAAAAATTATATGAGATTAAAAGAATCGATGAAAAATGTTGATATTTTTTATGCAGTAAAAGCAAATTCTCATATTGAAATTTTAAAAGCATTAAGAGATATGGGATCTTCATTTGATGTAGCTTCTGTTGGTGAAATAAATAAGTTATTATCTTTAGGGGTAAGTCCTAAAAAGATGAGTTTTGGAAATCCAATAAAAAAAGAAAAAGATATTGCATATGCTTGGGAAATAGGGATAGAATATTTTTCTGTAGATAGCGAATTAGAAGTAGAAAAGGTTGCTAGAAATGCTCCAGGATCGAAAGTATACGCAAGAATTGCAACTAGTTCTTCTGACAGCGATTGGCCTTTATCAGGAAAGTTTGGTACAGATATTGATCATGTTATAAATATCCTAAGATGGGCAAATAAACATGGTTTAAAGCCTTTTGGTGTTAGTTTCCATGTTGGATCACAATCATATAATAAATACAAATGGCAAGAAGCCATTCTTGAATCAAGCGTTGTATTTAATAAATTATTAAAAGAAGGTATTGAATTAAAAATGCTCAATTTAGGTGGTGGAATACCTGTACAACATACAAAACCTATACCATCTGTTGAAGAAATAGGAAAAGTTGTTGATGATTCTATTAACGAATATTTATGGAAACATAAAAATTTAATGATAATTACAGAACCAGGTAGATCAATGGTTGGAGATGCAGGTATAATGGTTACAAGAGTTATTTTAAAGAGTAGGAAAGGATCTAAAAAATGGTTATATTTAGATGCCGGTGTTTTCCATGGACTAATGGAAACAATTGAAAACTTCCAATATGAAATACAAGTAGAAGGAAAGGATTATACTGAAACTGATGTATATACATTAGCTGGTCCTACTTGCGATAGTGTTGATACTATATATGAAGATATTGAATTACCTGCTAATATAGAATACGAAGATATTGTTTATTTTATTAATACTGGTGCATATACTGTTGAATATGCTGCTCATTTTAATGGTATTGAACCACCAAAAGTGTATACAATTGATGAATTAAAAGAAATTTTAAATTACACAGAATAA
- a CDS encoding biotin/lipoate A/B protein ligase family protein, producing the protein MIRLIIDTYHMGSWNMACDLSIAKHVGKNLQPTTIRLYEWTLPTLSLGRFQKLEDIDITYLKNNNIDIVRRPTGGRAVLHHKELTYLFSSNTNHPLLPNNVIGSYKIIAEALIKSLKKLNINCDVEKNKNKHLNTPACYDAPSIYEITIDKKKFIGSAQYRNDQYILQHGSIPIEFPLENYVNSFKMKNDKKEKLYNHLKNKVIDIKSILKRNISIDEMADAFISGFSEVFNEEVFIGELSESEYELTKKLLEKFEIDIDSIS; encoded by the coding sequence ATGATTCGTCTCATTATAGATACTTATCATATGGGATCATGGAATATGGCTTGTGATTTATCAATAGCTAAACATGTTGGTAAAAATTTACAACCTACAACTATTAGATTGTATGAATGGACATTACCCACATTATCATTAGGAAGATTCCAAAAATTAGAAGATATAGATATTACCTATTTAAAGAATAATAATATTGATATTGTAAGACGTCCAACAGGTGGAAGAGCTGTTTTACACCATAAAGAATTAACTTATCTTTTTTCTTCTAATACTAATCATCCATTATTACCTAATAATGTTATAGGTAGTTATAAGATAATAGCAGAGGCATTAATAAAAAGTTTAAAAAAACTAAATATTAATTGTGATGTTGAAAAAAATAAAAATAAACATTTAAACACACCAGCTTGTTATGATGCTCCATCTATATATGAAATAACCATTGATAAGAAAAAATTTATTGGTAGCGCTCAATATAGAAATGATCAATATATTTTACAACATGGTTCTATACCTATAGAATTTCCATTAGAAAATTATGTAAATTCTTTTAAAATGAAAAATGATAAAAAAGAAAAATTATATAATCATTTAAAAAATAAAGTAATTGATATAAAATCCATACTAAAAAGAAATATAAGTATAGATGAAATGGCTGATGCTTTTATTTCAGGTTTTTCTGAAGTTTTTAATGAAGAAGTATTTATTGGCGAATTATCTGAATCAGAATATGAATTAACAAAAAAATTATTGGAAAAATTTGAAATAGATATAGATTCGATTTCATAA
- the rsmG gene encoding 16S rRNA (guanine(527)-N(7))-methyltransferase RsmG, protein MNFLLRILEKYEIFLNENSYNNLNKFIELIINYPVNLTAIKDVEEATKSLIVDSIYPFIKFTSLDSNSNFIDIGTGGGIPGIPLSILFPNINFTLLDSIEKKIKAVSYFTNNIKLYNVNPVCDRVENFSKNHLNSFDYATAKAVSRSDVLLEYAAPLLKINGTLFLYKGPSYKEERKYLKIAAKKIYFEILDEFNYTLFEKDRYFIILKKIKETPSSFPRKIGMAIKKPLGGIQ, encoded by the coding sequence ATGAATTTTTTATTGAGAATTCTTGAAAAATATGAAATTTTTTTGAACGAAAATTCATATAATAACTTGAATAAGTTTATTGAATTAATAATAAATTACCCTGTTAACCTTACTGCAATAAAAGATGTAGAAGAAGCTACAAAATCACTTATTGTTGATAGTATTTACCCATTTATAAAATTTACTTCTCTTGATTCTAATTCAAATTTTATTGATATTGGAACTGGCGGTGGAATTCCGGGAATTCCTCTGTCTATACTTTTTCCAAATATTAATTTTACACTTTTGGATAGTATAGAGAAAAAAATAAAAGCTGTTTCTTACTTTACAAATAATATTAAATTATATAATGTTAATCCTGTATGTGATCGTGTAGAGAATTTTTCGAAAAATCATTTAAATTCTTTTGATTATGCAACTGCAAAAGCCGTTTCAAGAAGTGATGTACTATTAGAATATGCAGCTCCATTATTAAAAATAAACGGAACATTATTCTTATACAAAGGGCCATCATATAAAGAAGAAAGGAAATATTTAAAAATCGCAGCAAAGAAAATATATTTTGAGATTTTAGATGAATTTAATTATACTTTATTCGAAAAGGATAGATATTTTATAATTCTAAAAAAAATTAAAGAAACACCTTCATCATTTCCAAGAAAAATAGGTATGGCTATTAAAAAACCATTAGGAGGTATACAATGA
- the lepB gene encoding signal peptidase I, which produces MSNNIKSKIKKETFEWINALVYAVIFGTIIRLFVFETMMVPTPSMVPTIQVLDRLFIEKVTYDYTKPKLGDIIVFWTPFIDTNAQKQLGVFDKFMDMFAPKEFDGHVKYVKRLVGTPGDTLELIPDTKIWERIKYEDNFEIPYWLSKIIDYYGDIDKIPQSVKDSVGQLYVNGKIPEGFENRYYYIDGIFASKNYYKFMAYPEKYSSDIYRIYNEIRKPMFDLGAFRYYNKSLEYTNYYEKYLANLDLDNVFIEENNRVKIILPEGFYFFMGDNTTESFDSRYFGIVPEKNIIGRPFLRIWPYNRFGSVK; this is translated from the coding sequence TTGTCTAATAATATTAAATCTAAAATTAAAAAAGAGACATTTGAATGGATCAACGCCCTAGTATATGCAGTTATTTTTGGTACCATTATAAGGCTTTTTGTTTTTGAAACAATGATGGTTCCAACACCTTCTATGGTACCAACCATACAGGTGTTGGACCGTTTATTTATTGAAAAAGTTACATATGATTATACAAAACCAAAATTAGGAGATATAATTGTTTTTTGGACTCCATTTATAGATACTAATGCTCAAAAACAATTAGGTGTATTTGATAAATTTATGGATATGTTTGCTCCAAAAGAATTTGATGGACATGTAAAATATGTAAAGAGATTAGTAGGAACACCTGGAGATACATTAGAATTAATTCCAGATACTAAAATTTGGGAAAGAATAAAATATGAAGATAATTTTGAAATACCATATTGGTTAAGTAAAATTATAGATTATTATGGTGATATTGATAAGATTCCTCAAAGCGTAAAAGATTCTGTTGGACAATTGTATGTGAATGGCAAAATACCTGAAGGATTTGAAAACAGATACTACTATATTGATGGTATTTTTGCTTCTAAAAATTATTATAAGTTTATGGCATACCCTGAAAAATATAGTAGCGATATATATAGAATATATAACGAAATAAGAAAACCCATGTTTGATTTAGGTGCTTTTAGATATTATAATAAAAGTTTGGAATACACTAATTATTATGAAAAATATTTAGCTAATTTAGACTTAGATAATGTTTTTATTGAAGAAAATAATAGAGTAAAAATTATTTTACCTGAAGGATTTTATTTCTTTATGGGTGACAATACAACAGAGAGTTTTGATAGTAGATATTTTGGAATTGTTCCAGAAAAAAATATTATTGGAAGACCGTTTTTAAGGATTTGGCCATATAATAGATTTGGCTCTGTAAAATAA
- the rplS gene encoding 50S ribosomal protein L19 yields MDQYIRAIEKEYMREDIPEFRPGDTVRVYVKVVEGGRERVQAYEGIVIKIRGGGLGKTFTVRRIGANGVGVERIFPIHSPSIEKIQVVRKGKVRRAKLYYLRNVNGKIKIKERRD; encoded by the coding sequence ATGGATCAATATATTAGAGCCATTGAAAAAGAATATATGAGAGAAGATATTCCAGAATTCAGACCTGGTGATACAGTAAGAGTATATGTAAAAGTTGTAGAAGGTGGAAGAGAAAGAGTTCAAGCATATGAAGGTATAGTAATAAAAATCAGAGGTGGAGGTTTAGGAAAAACATTTACTGTTAGAAGAATTGGTGCTAATGGTGTTGGTGTAGAAAGAATTTTCCCTATACACTCTCCATCAATTGAAAAGATCCAAGTAGTAAGAAAAGGTAAAGTAAGAAGAGCAAAATTATATTATTTAAGAAACGTTAACGGTAAAATTAAGATCAAGGAGAGAAGGGACTGA